In one Drosophila pseudoobscura strain MV-25-SWS-2005 chromosome X, UCI_Dpse_MV25, whole genome shotgun sequence genomic region, the following are encoded:
- the dikar gene encoding protein split ends isoform X1: MVSTFIGLLDIQSWWEIPCISHFCSLFSSAFELPDIDIEDLESALLSDGTSDEDQVALVPELIVRLLKGCDALQSVAKEITHSNYQMFLRRLLRQQCRLHQTENPFDTDIDFQSLPPRKRLHILHDLCHFRLESADVQVILSNLEADSLRVEPLGHDAKNSGYWYFYGTRLYREDKAVGGAAAAAAASAGGAGNNCNTVWQVICFTEEDWQNLAAKFKTSKNAKERDLFQILNKNFLPKLPQLFRERERLRRRKLLQVRNSSRIRSIAELKARQEEERQERERENERERQRNEREQLYRERQNAHWVAPPSQNQNQRTRRRSQSTSTASGISTYASSFRRTTTTNSSEFLCHRETFCLSPESEEDTDTEEDEDDSKTNDAEQSSSPTEQQDQENQLIAASAATRVAPDTDFRTPQTPPPSESQTPAESKSKSHHHHHHHHHHHHKKKKSGKKQKKRSREHRHHRRRHKHASEGEADQEDDNNNQQLQLQQQQQQQQSENSSSSNSVSHKRRRRQQQNQQQQQQQQLEQRTDASEERPHAPSLSPEDKENFCRQLQLLDSNSAAIAVATNIADLSIPSPVAHESDAEQQEAQQQQQQQQPAESPARPRQSTAAAKRAQRQMAPAANVKLPGRQTNNSLSSLTGNIFIPGSGGTQQQQQQQQQQSQPPQHQQSQQPQHQQSQSSSSNSNSSGSGASGSASTVRSKKQKAVLNSSTDKEATTGNKSKKSIPSSASSSSSKAERHSGAFSDKSGDDHVNSSKRSTTTKTTITATTNNNSNSNNNNNNSSSLNNNNNHKQQHHHNHNGKNNHSMAAGGGVGLGVAVGVGVGGASYGSHNNHHQNNNHTNTTSSVISHYQYPYHHNTTTNHSNKHKSKTHHHNHNHHNHSLTTHPPFSITNHTTTTKSNNNSTTYNSSNHANILSFTETEEVLQIGMHKVLVYVKNHRDAWPFMDPVEEDIAPRYYSIIRRPMDLLKMEDKLDSGEYHKFGEFRNDFRLIVNNCRLYNGHNNEYTEMVNNLQDAFEKATKKYFDNLSDDEDDDPNLSYPAADSKMNVFREKYFSKKAKEEEGRDAAGNASRVDTSAEEEEPPSAIEEPLAEASATAAATAQRPQKRKRKEKDKRRKKKTKTKADRSGGAHPDEMDTDEEEFEPEREPTPPPSPHPPAPPPATTKKSKAGKIIKEKEKEMNKEKEKEKEKEKEKEKEKEKDTPAAVKRGRKGKSEKATAKASCGKTQQKTKKGGKKSAPETESDLSDSREDENSSDDGQLALAKAKSLIKPSARTIAAQKKKSVPAESKVKTPTPVKRQVKGKKGGRKAAKAEEETTELEDSDHSDVDAKKQLLPPTAAAALAESAAELEEDEDDDDDDDDADEDEDGSRSRSMSPFKVDLHKKYSKSALNDDLSELLTTVKKVPTAETTKLSAKHEDENEEEEEDQEQEQDQDQGKARHGSLSSSRSSSTERRPSPVATKRGKKAAGESSSPTKKEKEKEKKIKEKDKDKDKEKDKDKGRSGKHKKASKEEAAAAAAAAADQAELEMLLPFMDKYDVIKYRRSRAAQSGSSASNSIAPSEDSKSASTKGSRESKKSASKRDKSPEPPVEHKRGRKSKEQKRSKDADKLEKTEKTEKPSSKPAKVEAEKHQEKSKKAEIPKTTVEKPPKEKSPAPAKASTAAVKSSSSKASSSKAPPPKAAASKASPPKVTATTTKPETTKEPLVSSTATASVSAVASASATAAAPSSKVKETTAKAAAKKRAAKEMPPPPKPAEKSGEKGANKKGASKKGAQKGAGPTTNSTTNLEALDVETEQTLKDINRWLEHTPRFTEFSSASNSPNSRYNLLDDFDSALGSSKLEAADFRRPVALAAPKVELVPTKLSEALNELVADGPPKEGPKSESESAAPTASSVSSSCGTPPHSMHSSNSIGSTSATAASSSNCSNTSMPTPMPVAVTPTPTTATPPPVLPVPKPKEPSTTQLLLNPPPPPHVKQQLAKEAKRKSLKEKQAASAQAQQVKAKANVMRTIERLQPGKAKGNLIQNVAAGKTEESADTTLNQVATKNKELKNALITETSDGAPKLSLGTVIKTQDFALGKTFDELAGAGTGPGTGTGTVKKPTDEDDSSPTEESKSDESSVSPKTTSKDLAPKPFEARLELSKHGKGSSEAAEAAGQKEKPNLDAWLKAFGGPKVSKKSDEEEKQQTLGLVGDLPGESSKVAPPEHSPAGDNFSLPTVMRQRKPSTGSTNSERSSFSQDPDSPRIAIDERYGAYAAGSYTSPIGASPIGASPIMVSPKPNDDMGKPASPYPLNGAIKVGFYQDTTTKSSPDKSCSPREMNSPYPQYSQHIYSSASSPNVSTPDLSGTSPYGGGNSYNPSGSEASKTPAYSSTSPLPIYDQYKQPRSQESDYNSSMSPSTPNPHSPYQQPQSSPYTTPQQTHPSPYHGQSPYHHQQHSPYHPQAGQQQQGGSQSSHSPAAHQQAHSPMQGSVGSPASSAATQPPTPLAQSPAEQQHSPYQQPVLSPYQQQQQQQVVQPPVIGAAPAVQPTTSAVAPTALGNNAYGSTLDGYQQQQQRSLYNPATLINPLPTAAAAVSAAASITKPNNEWSLNRSLLPPSITNNVNQQATQQQPQLQGAAQHQQQQLQTTAQQQVLGHQHQMKPKYPTYAQYQSTNAAASAAAAADAVDTQQQQQQQQQQQKIVPPTYGSDMATFMQQIQQPPKTETLINPLKRPGEEMGMDFSGNATNKMPKIDDAASQQQQPSPAQMQQQQQTPPQMQQQTPAQMQQPSPAQMQQQQQTPPQMQQQQTPPQMQQQVQNPTQSLLAKQQQMFNSFLGTMTFGKPLGNIAPDKAFEMYNRAAAMGFPKDFGKDNSCQLQQQQQQATQQASGNKPQSNQQQTQQPHLTQLQTPHSQSYQQQQQQQQAQKLPLQQQQQQHNYQQQQQQSQLNHNYPSQHQQQATADKPPVTQAAGAAVSDASNMMHLPSTAHQHHLSQTHHLAAYNKPTPPPPQTYNNPLMHSLPESMLGYPGNYFDKARPPAAHMFSASSAAATAYGNPAQQLPGNYVPGSNNPAQQQQQQHQAPVAAAPAEVKAPAKRGRKKKAATIAAEAAAAAAKQQQQQQVQQQQVQQQQQAAAAQQQAQQQAAQQHQQTMAQYNMPQATAAVASSATNSQLQAHAQVLHQGFQLYAGLKSGGVSSPAASAAATPTAGGANGSNQTAADAAAISLKTSTGGMVPGSAFNFAPTPGALGLYGDQSAAAAASSYLDQFRDAPNPYYMPPAPAHSGAGANAAGNGADKTQNPLNTAAGSYPFLAAAHPSTRAAAAAYPFADPNSQLYQQYLRRDDFHTRMIFNQSLLGGPAAAAAAAGYGQPPPPPSAYRSATLGMPKPYDINRQSWF; encoded by the exons ATGGTTTCTACTTTCATCGGCCTATTGG ACATTCAATCATGGTGGGAGATACCGTGTATTTCGCATTTCTGTTCATTGTTTAGTTCCGCCTTCGAATTACCCGATATAGACATCGAG GACCTCGAATCGGCGCTGCTCTCCGATGGTACCAGCGATGAGGATCAGGTCGCCCTAGTGCCCGAACTGATTGTGCGCCTCCTCAAGGGCTGCGATGCGCTCCAATCGGTAGCCAAGGAGATCACACACAGCAACTATCAAATGTTCTTGCGCCGCCTGTTGCGCCAACAGTGTCGTCTGCATCAAACAGAGAATCCCTTCGACACGGACATTGACTTTCAATCGCTGCCACCGCGCAAGCGCCTCCACATTCTGCACGATCTGTGCCACTTTCGCCTGGAATCGGCCGATGTGCAGGTCATACTCAGCAATCTAGAGGCGGACAGCCTGCGCGTAGAGCCACTCGGCCACGACGCCAAAAATTCCGGATATTGGTATTTCTACGGCACCCGTCTATACCGCGAGGACAAGGCCGTTGGTGgggccgctgcagcagccgcagcatcTGCTGGCGGTGCAGGCAACAACTGCAATACCGTGTGGCAGGTCATCTGCTTCACCGAGGAGGACTGGCAGAACTTGGCGGCCAAATTCAAGACCTCTAAGAATGCCAAAGAGCGTGATCTCTTCCAAATACTCAACAAGAACTTTCTGCCCAAGTTGCCGCAGCTATTCCGCGAGCGTGAACGTCTAAGGAGGAGAAA ACTCCTGCAAGTGCGAAACTCAAGTCGCATTCGCAGCATCGCTGAACTGAAGGCgcgccaggaggaggagcgtcaGGAGCGGGAGCGCGAAAACGAGAGGGAACGCCAGCGAAACGAGCGCGAGCAGCTCTACAGAGAGCGCCAGAACGCACACTGGGTGGCGCCGCCGtcccagaaccagaaccagcgCACACGCAGACG ATCTCAATCAACATCAACGGCCAGCGGTATTTCCACATACGCAAGCTCCTTCCGACGTACCACAACCACTAATTCGAGCGAATTTCTGTGTCACAGGGAAACCTTTTGCCTATCGCCAGAAAGTGAAGAAGACACCGACACCGAGGAGGACGAAGACGACAGCAAGACCAACGACGCGGAACAGTCTTCGTCGCCGACAGAGCAGCAAGACCAAGAGAACCAATTAATAGCTGCATCAGCAGCTACACGAGTAGCACCAGACACAGATTTTCGTACGCCTCAAACACCGCCGCCATCAGAATCGCAAACGCCAGCGGAATCAAAGAGCAAgagccatcatcatcaccaccatcaccatcatcatcaccacaaaaagaaaaagtcggggaagaagcagaagaaacgCTCGCGAGAGCACCGTCACCATCGGAGGCGTCACAAGCATGCCtcagagggagaggcagaccAAGaagacgacaacaacaaccagcagctgcagctgcagcagcagcaacagcaacagcagagcgagaacagcagcagcagcaatagtgTGTCGCATAAGCGACGCCGTCGTCAGCAGcaaaaccagcaacagcagcaacaacagcagctggaACAGCGTACAGACGCTTCAGAAGAGCGACCGCATGCCCCATCTCTGAGTCCCGAGGACAAGGAGAACTTTTGTCGGCAGCTCCAGCTTTTGGATTCGAATTCGGCGGCCATTGCAGTGGCCACAAACATTGCAGACCTGAGCATACCCTCGCCAGTGGCACATGAGAGCGACgcggagcagcaggaggcgcaacagcagcagcagcagcagcaaccagcagAGTCCCCAGCTCGACCACGACAGTCGACGGCCGCCGCAAAGCGCGCGCAACGGCAAATGGCGCCGGCGGCGAATGTAAAGCTGCCAGGCCGGCAAACCAACAATTCGCTCAGTTCGCTGACGGGCAACATTTTCATACCAGGCAGCGGTGGcacacaacagcagcagcagcagcagcagcagcaatcgcaGCCGCCCCAACATCAGCAAtcgcagcagccacaacatcAGCAAtcacagagcagcagcagcaacagcaacagcagtgggTCCGGGGCCTCGGGATCTGCCAGCACAGTGCGCTCGAAGAAGCAAAAGGCCGTGCTGAATAGCTCGACGGACAAAGAGGCGACGACGGGCAACAAGAGCAAGAAGTCAATACCATCATCGGCCTCATCATCGTCCAGCAAGGCGGAGCGGCACAGCGGTGCCTTCTCAGACAAGAGTGGCGATGA CCATGTAAATAGTAGCAAACGTAGCACCACCACCAAAACCACCATCACagccaccaccaacaacaacagcaacagcaacaacaataataataatagcagcagccttaacaacaacaacaatcataagcagcagcaccaccacaatCATAATGGAAAGAATAACCACTCAATGGCggctggaggaggagtaggcCTAGGAGTAGCAGTAGGAGTAGGCGTAGGAGGAGCATCGTATGGATCCCATAATAACCACCACCAGAATAAcaaccacacaaacacaacctCCTCTGTTATATCCCACTACCAGTATCCGTACCATCATAATACAACCACTAATCATAGTAATAAACATAAATCCAAGACGCACCatcacaaccacaaccaccacaacCACTCCCTAACAACACATCCTCCATTCTCAATCACAAACCACACCACcacaacaaaatcaaacaacaaTTCAACAACGTACAACTCCTCCAATCATGCGAATATTCTTAGCTTCACCGAAACGGAGGAAGTGCTACAAATCGGAATGCATAAGGTGCTTGTCTATGTCAAGAATCACCGGGATGCGTGGCCATTTATGGATCCCGTGGAGGAGGACATAGCCCCGCGATACTACTCGATTATTAGGAG ACCTATGGATCTCTTGAAAATGGAGGATAAACTGGACAGCGGAGAGTATCACAAATTTGGTGAATTTCGTAATGATTTTCGCCTGATTGTCAACAATTGTCGGCTGTACAATGGGCACAATAATG AATACACGGAAATGGTGAACAATCTGCAGGATGCCTTTGAGAAGGCCACCAAAAAGTACTTTGATAATCTCTCggacgacgaggacgatgatCCGAATTTGAGCTATCCAGCTGCCGATTCCAAAATGAATGTCTTCCGCGAAAAGTACTTTAGCAAGAAggccaaggaggaggagggcagGGATGCGGCTGGGAATGCTTCACGTGTGGATACCAgcgccgaggaggaggagccgccGAGTGCGATCGAAGAACCATTGGCGGAGGCATCAGCGACGGCAGCGGCCACTGCACAGAGGCCGCAAAAGCGCAAGCGCAAGGAGAAGGATAAGCGGCGCAAAAAGAAGACCAAAACCAAGGCGGATCGCAGCGGAGGAGCACATCCGGACGAGATGGACACGGACGAAGAGGAGTTTGAGCCCGAAAGAGAACCAACGCCGCCACCATCGCCGCACccaccagcaccacctccAGCCACCACCAAAAAGAGCAAAGCTGGCAAAATAATCAaagaaaaggagaaggagatgaacaaagaaaaggaaaaagaaaaggagaaagagaaagaaaaggaaaaagagaaggagaaagatACTCCGGCTGCCGTCAAACGCGGTCGAAAGGGCAAAAGCGAAAAGGCCACAGCGAAGGCGAGCTGCGGCAAAACACAGCAAAAGACCAAAAAGGGAGGTAAGAAGTCTGCGCCCGAAACGGAGTCGGACCTAAGCGATTCTCGCGAGGACGAAAACTCCAGCGATGACGGGCAGTTGGCTTTGGCCAAGGCCAAGTCCCTGATCAAGCCCTCCGCCCGCACGATAGCGGCCCAAAAGAAGAAGTCCGTGCCGGCCGAATCGAAGGTCAAGACACCGACGCCTGTGAAGCGTCAGGTGAAGGGTAAGAAGGGCGGCAGAAAGGCGGCCAAGGCGGAAGAGGAGACGACGGAGTTGGAGGACAGCGATCATTCGGATGTAGATGCTAAGAAGCAACTCCTGCCACCCACTGCAGCCGCAGCTCTCGCAGAGTCCGCCgcagagctggaggaggatgaagatgatgacgacgacgacgatgacgccgatgaggatgaggatggatCACGATCGCGTAGTATGTCACCCTTCAAGGTTGATCTTCACAAGAAATACTCGAAAAGTGCACTTAACGATGATCTCTCCGAGCTGCTGACGACGGTGAAAAAGGTACCCACCGCAGAGACAACAAAACTCAGTGCGAAGCACGAGGACGagaacgaggaggaggaggaggaccaggagcaggagcaagaCCAGGACCAGGGGAAAGCCCGACACGGATCCCTAAGCAGCAGTCGTTCCAGCTCCACAGAACGTCGTCCCTCGCCAGTGGCtacgaagagagggaagaaGGCAGCGGGAGAGAGCTCCTCTCCAACCAaaaaggagaaggaaaaggagaaaaagATCAAGGAGAAGGACAAAGACAAGGACAAGGAAAAGGATAAAGATAAAGGACGAAGTGGGAAACACAAGAAGGCAAGCAAAGAagaggcggctgctgctgctgccgccgctgcagaTCAGGCGGAACTGGAGATGCTCCTCCCTTTTATGGACAAGTACGATGTGATCAAGTACCGACGCAGTCGCGCGGCTCAAAGTGGCTCCTCCGCCTCCAATTCGATTGCTCCCTCCGAGGACTCCAAATCGGCCAGCACCAAGGGGAGTCGCGAGAGCAAGAAGTCCGCCTCCAAGCGAGACAAGTCACCAGAGCCGCCAGTGGAGCACAAACGTGgaagaaaaagcaaagaacAGAAGCGTTCGAAGGACGCCGATAAGCTGGAGAAAACCGAGAAAACAGAGAAACCCTCGTCGAAGCCTGCCAAGGTCGAGGCGGAGAAGCATCAGGAAAAGTCAAAGAAAGCGGAGATACCAAAAACCACAGTGGAGAAACCCCCCAAAGAGAAGTCCCCAGCTCCTGCAAAAGCCTCCACAGCTGCTGTGAAGTCTTCAAGCTCCAAAGCGTCGTCTTCAAAGGCGCCGCCTCCAAAGGCTGCAGCTTCAAAAGCATCCCCTCCCAAAGTAACAGCCACGACGACCAAACCTGAGACAACAAAGGAACCTCTTGTCTCCAGCACTGCTACCGCTTCcgtttctgctgttgcttctgcttctgccactgctgctgctccgagTTCCAAAGTGAAGGAAACGACAGCCAAAGCAGCGGCCAAGAAGCGTGCGGCCAAGGAAATGCCGCCACCGCCAAAGCCTGCAGAGAAATCAGGAGAGAAAGGAGCCAACAAGAAGGGTGCCAGCAAGAAGGGGGCCCAGAAGGGCGCCGGACCGACGACAAACAGCACCACGAACCTCGAAGCCCTCGATGTGGAGACAGAACAGACCCTTAAGGACATCAATCGATGGCTGGAGCACACGCCGCGCTTCACCGAGTTCAGTTCCGCCAGCAATTCCCCCAACTCGCGATACAATCTCCTCGACGACTTTGACTCCGCTCTGGGTTCCAGCAAACTGGAAGCAGCGGACTTTCGGCGGCCGGTGGCCCTAGCTGCTCCGAAAGTGGAACTGGTGCCCACCAAATTGTCGGAGGCGTTGAACGAACTGGTGGCCGATGGTCCGCCCAAGGAGGGAcccaaatccgaatccgaatcggCAGCCCCCACGGCCAGCAGCGTGAGCAGCAGCTGTGGGACACCCCCGCATTCGATGCACTCGAGCAACTCCATTGGCAGCACCTCAGCGACGGCTGCCTCCAGTTCCAATTGCTCGAACACCTCTATGCCCACGCCCATGCCGGTGGCAGTGACGCCCACACCGACGACTGCCACTCCACCACCAGTACTGCCCGTTCCGAAGCCCAAGGAGCCTTCGACCACGCAACTGCTGTTGAacccgccaccgccgccacacgtgaagcagcagctggccaagGAGGCCAAGAGGAAGAGCCTGAAGGAGAAGCAGGCGGCCTCGGCACAGGCGCAGCAGGTTAAGGCCAAGGCGAATGTGATGCGGACGATTGAGCGCCTGCAGCCGGGCAAGGCGAAGGGTAATCTCATCCAGAATGTGGCTGCAGGGAAGACAGAGGAGAGCGCAGACACTACACTCAACCAGGTGGCCACCAAAAACAAGGAACTGAAGAATGCCCTCATCACAGAGACCAGCGATGGGGCACCGAAGCTGAGTCTGGGCACTGTAATCAAAACTCAAGATTTTGCGCTGGGCAAGACGTTCGATGAGCTGGCGGGGGCGGGGACGGGGCCGGgaacggggacggggactgtCAAGAAGCCAACGGATGAGGATGACAGCAGCCCCACCGAGGAGAGCAAATCGGATGAGTCGTCGGTGAGCCCAAAGACCACCAGCAAGGATCTGGCGCCCAAGCCCTTTGAGGCTCGCCTGGAGCTGAGCAAACATGGGAAGGGATCCTCAGAGGCGGCAGAAGCGGCTGGGCAGAAGGAGAAGCCGAATCTGGATGCCTGGCTAAAGGCCTTCGGCGGTCCAAAGGTCAGCAAAAAGTCCGACGAAGAAGAGAAGCAGCAGACGCTAGGATTGGTTGGAGATCTGCCTGGGGAATCCAGCAAAGTGGCGCCACCAGAACACTCGCCCGCGGGGGATAACTTCTCGCTGCCCACGGTGATGCGTCAGCGGAAGCCCAGTACCGGGAGCACCAACTCCGAGAGGAGTTCCTTTAGCCAGGATCCCGACTCGCCGCGGATAGCCATCGATGAGCGCTACGGAGCGTATGCTGCGGGATCCTACACTTCGCCGATCGGCGCCTCCCCGATCGGGGCCTCTCCGATTATGGTGTCTCCAAAGCCCAACGATGACATGGGCAAGCCGGCGTCGCCTTATCCCCTGAATGGAGCGATCAAGGTCGGCTTCTACCAGGACACCACCACCAAGAGCAGTCCCGACAAGAGCTGCAGTCCGCGGGAGATGAACTCCCCATATCCGCAGTACTCGCAGCACATCTACTCATCCGCCTCGTCACCGAATGTGTCGACTCCGGATCTGAGCGGGACATCGCCGTATGGCGGGGGGAACAGCTATAATCCCTCTGGATCGGAGGCCTCCAAGACCCCGGCGTACTCGTCCACCTCTCCGCTGCCGATCTATGACCAGTACAAGCAGCCGCGCTCCCAGGAATCGGACTACAATTCGTCAATGAGTCCGAGTACCCCCAATCCCCACTCGCCCTACCAGCAGCCCCAGAGTTCGCCCTACACGACGCCCCAGCAGACGCACCCATCGCCGTATCACGGCCAATCGCCgtaccaccaccagcagcactcACCATATCATCCGCAGGcgggacaacagcagcagggggGCTCCCAATCCTCGCACAGTCCGGCGGCGCACCAGCAGGCGCACAGTCCGATGCAAGGCAGCGTGGGATCGCCCGCCTCCTCGGCAGCCACTCAACCGCCAACGCCGCTGGCACAATCcccagcagagcagcagcattcgCCGTATCAGCAGCCCGTGCTATCGccctaccagcagcagcaacagcaacaggtgGTGCAACCTCCTGTGATTGGTGCCGCACCTGCGGTACAGCCAACGACAAGTGCAGTGGCACCAACAG CTCTGGGAAACAATGCGTATGGCTCCACCCTCGATggctaccagcagcagcagcaacgatcGCTGTATAATCCAGCAACATTGATCAACCCCCTGCCcactgcagcggcagctgtgTCCGCGGCGGCTTCCATAACGAAACCGAATAATGAATGGAGTTTGAATCGGAGTCTGTTGCCTCCGAGTATTACAAACAACGTGAATCAGCAGGCAACGCAACAGCAACCACAATTGCAGGGAGCGgcacagcatcagcagcaacaattgcaGACGACCGCGCAACAGCAAGTCCTGGGGCACCAACATCAAATGAAACCCAAGTATCCAACCTACGCGCAATATCAATCCACCAATGCGGCAGCcagtgctgcagcagctgccgaTGCAGTAGAcacgcaacagcagcagcagcagcagcaacaacagcagaagatTGTGCCCCCAACTTATGGCAGTGACATGGCAACAtttatgcaacaaattcaGCAGCCGCCAAAGACGGAGACGCTGATCAATCCGCTAAAGAGACCCGGGGAGGAGATGGGAATGGATTTCAGTGGAAatgcaacaaataaaatgccGAAAATAGATGACGCTGCgtcacagcagcaacaaccatcGCCGGCACagatgcaacagcaacaacagacgCCGCcacagatgcagcagcagactcCAGCACAAATGCAACAGCCGTCGCCAGcacagatgcagcagcaacagcagactCCGCcacagatgcagcagcagcaaacgccgccacagatgcaacagcaGGTCCAGAACCCCACGCAATCTCTCctggccaagcagcagcaaatgttCAATAGTTTCCTGGGCACCATGACGTTTGGCAAACCATTGGGCAACATTGCGCCGGACAAGGCCTTTGAGATGTACAATCGAGCGGCAGCCATGGGATTCCCCAAGGATTTTGGCAAGGACAACAGTtgccagctgcagcagcagcagcaacaagcaacGCAACAGGCGAGCGGGAACAAGCCGCAGTCGAATCAGCAACAAACGCAGCAGCCACATTTGACGCAGCTGCAAACGCCGCATAGTCAAAGctaccagcaacaacagcagcagcagcaggctcaAAAGTTgccactgcaacagcagcagcagcagcacaactaccagcagcagcagcagcaatcccAATTGAATCACAATTACCCGtcacagcaccagcagcaggcgacTGCGGATAAACCACCAGTCACGCAGGCCGCTGGGGCAGCCGTCAGCGATGCGAGCAATATGATGCACCTCCCCTCGACCGCGCACCAGCATCATCTTAGCCAGACGCACCATTTGGCGGCGTACAACAAGCccacgccgccgccaccgcagaCCTACAACAATCCCCTGATGCACAGCCTCCCAGAGTCGATGCTGGGCTATCCTGGAAACTACTTTGACAAGGCGAGGCCGCCGGCGGCTCACATGTTCAGTGCCTCGAGTGCGGCGGCCACAGCGTACGGTAATCCCGCACAGCAGTTGCCAGGCAACTATGTGCCCGGCAGCAACAATCccgcgcagcagcagcaacagcagcatcaggctCCTGTCGCAGCGGCACCCGCGGAGGTCAAGGCACCGGCAAAGCGTGGCAGGAAGAAGAAGGCAGCCACCATTGCTGCGgaggcagcggctgcggcagccaaacagcagcagcagcaacaggtgcaacagcaacaagtgcagcagcagcaacaggcggCTGCCGCGCAGCAGCAAGCGCAACAACAGGCGgcgcagcaacaccagcagacAATGGCGCAATACAACATGCCACAGgcgacagcagcagtcgcCTCGTCGGCAACCAACAGCCAGCTGCAAGCGCACGCGCAGGTGCTGCACCAGGGATTCCAGCTCTATGCAGGACTCAAATCAGGAGGCGTTTCCTCGCCGGCAGCCAGCGCAGCGGCCACTCCCACAGCCGGAGGAGCGAATGGAAGCAATCAAACGGCGGCAGATGCTGCGGCTATTTCCCTCAAGACTTCCACAGGCGGCATGGTGCCGGGCAGTGCCTTCAACTTTGCGCCCACACCGGGAGCCCTCGGCCTCTACGGCGACCAGtcggcggctgcggctgccagCAGCTACTTGGATCAATTCCGAGATGCCCCCAATCCCTACTACATGCCACCGGCACCAGCGCACAGCGGAGCGGGAGCGAATGCGGCAGGGAATGGTGCGGATAAGACGCAGAATCCACTGAACACGGCTGCCGGCTCGTATCCCTTCCTGGCGGCCGCACATCCATCCACACgagcggcagccgcagcataTCCCTTCGCGGATCCAAATTCTCAGCTGTATCAACAGTATCTGCGGCGAGATGACTTCCACACGCGGATGATCTTCAACCAGAGTCTGCTCGGGGGaccagcggcggcggcagcggctgccggCTATGGCCAACCGCCTCCACCGCCGTCCGCCTATCGATCCGCGACGCTGGGCATGCCCAAGCCGTATGACATAAACAGGCAGTCATGGTTTTAG